A single window of Bacteroidota bacterium DNA harbors:
- a CDS encoding tetratricopeptide repeat protein has product MRRWLISFFILIISLSSVQSQSAKKYYAAAEKFEQANNLKDAILNYGEAIKLDPNYEKAYAARALCYEKNNQAAEAVEDYKKLQVFDPKNKELYYNAGRLLFDLKKYQDADQMFRKALERDKEYQEVIDLEIKTLYTIRDYTYGLTVTQYALDLKKTAVNYYHHAVMFDSLKNYVEAEKEYKNSKYYDSKYIPAYVGLAMVQLKLNKLNDAAATCETAISKDANNTDIYWARSYLYAAKNDYQNALNDITKVILKSPTILNFQFRAHVYSKLGQHQNAANDYTQALNLDKNNIASYLNRAAAYEAAGNYKSAIADYNTAAKLGTGDAKIEGIIKEARKKIFDLSRENNKPEIFVTGPSVPSGNVIKIIADKDEANIKGYIKDVSQIKSISVNSIAAEFPKDSLNPEFNVKINGLLKTNEIILLATDVYENTQNLVLKIERTEANKPVIALETPAASFDNEIFLENNSPDLYIQGKVKDESLISSIKIDGVAASYSVTSLNPTFSSQISIANKNKITVTVVDANGNETVQEFTLNRSGAESSSSPMGNTWVIFIENSKYQHFASLDGPAKDIMLMKSALAGYKITKILHKKDMTKYDMEKFFSIELRDQVKNANINSIMIWYAGHGKFVSPTGYWVPVDGKIDDEFSYFGINNLKAAMQSYSSKLLHTLVITDACESGPTFLLAMRGTDDDIRCEKSELLKSKSAQVLTSAGYELASDNSQFTKTFSSSLINNTDACISIDKIAKKVTAAVKEAGNQAPKFGKIKDLEDEGGTFFFIKK; this is encoded by the coding sequence ATGAGGCGTTGGCTAATTTCGTTTTTTATTTTAATCATTTCATTATCCTCCGTTCAATCACAATCGGCTAAAAAGTATTATGCAGCTGCCGAAAAATTTGAACAGGCTAATAATCTCAAAGATGCAATTCTCAATTATGGGGAGGCCATAAAACTTGACCCTAATTATGAAAAAGCTTATGCCGCAAGGGCACTTTGTTATGAAAAAAACAATCAGGCCGCCGAAGCTGTTGAGGATTATAAAAAGCTACAGGTATTCGACCCTAAAAACAAGGAATTATACTACAATGCAGGCCGACTGCTTTTTGATCTAAAAAAATATCAAGATGCGGATCAAATGTTCCGTAAAGCACTTGAACGGGATAAAGAATATCAGGAAGTAATTGATCTTGAAATTAAAACACTTTATACCATTCGGGATTATACATACGGATTAACAGTAACGCAATACGCTTTGGATCTTAAAAAAACCGCTGTTAATTACTATCATCACGCTGTTATGTTCGACAGCCTTAAAAATTATGTTGAAGCTGAAAAAGAATACAAAAACTCTAAGTATTATGACTCTAAATACATACCTGCTTATGTAGGCCTTGCCATGGTGCAGCTGAAACTAAATAAACTTAACGATGCTGCTGCTACCTGTGAAACCGCTATCTCTAAAGACGCAAACAATACGGATATATATTGGGCAAGAAGCTATCTTTATGCTGCTAAAAACGATTATCAAAACGCTTTAAATGATATTACTAAAGTCATCTTGAAGAGCCCTACCATTTTAAACTTTCAATTCAGGGCTCATGTGTATTCTAAATTAGGACAACATCAAAACGCTGCCAATGATTATACACAGGCTCTCAATCTTGATAAAAATAACATTGCCTCGTATTTAAACCGTGCTGCCGCCTATGAAGCCGCTGGCAACTATAAATCTGCCATTGCAGATTATAATACCGCCGCAAAACTCGGAACAGGAGATGCTAAAATTGAGGGTATCATAAAAGAAGCGCGAAAGAAAATATTTGATTTAAGCCGTGAAAATAACAAACCTGAGATTTTTGTAACAGGCCCATCTGTTCCCTCCGGAAACGTTATAAAAATCATTGCTGATAAAGATGAAGCAAACATTAAAGGGTATATTAAAGATGTTAGTCAGATCAAATCCATTAGTGTAAATTCAATCGCTGCCGAATTCCCAAAAGATTCACTCAATCCCGAATTTAACGTAAAGATCAATGGCCTATTAAAGACCAACGAAATCATTTTACTCGCAACAGATGTTTATGAAAACACTCAAAACCTGGTTTTAAAAATTGAACGAACCGAAGCTAATAAACCTGTTATAGCACTTGAAACACCCGCTGCCTCTTTTGATAATGAAATCTTTTTGGAGAATAACTCGCCTGATTTATACATTCAGGGTAAAGTAAAAGATGAAAGTTTGATTTCGTCAATAAAAATTGACGGAGTGGCTGCATCCTATTCTGTAACCTCACTTAACCCTACTTTCAGCTCACAAATAAGCATAGCCAACAAAAACAAAATAACTGTTACAGTTGTCGACGCAAATGGAAATGAAACTGTGCAGGAATTCACTCTTAACAGAAGCGGTGCCGAATCATCCTCCAGCCCTATGGGAAACACTTGGGTAATATTTATTGAAAATAGCAAATACCAACACTTTGCTAGTCTTGATGGCCCGGCAAAAGACATTATGTTAATGAAGTCGGCGTTGGCCGGTTATAAAATCACAAAAATTCTTCATAAAAAAGATATGACTAAATATGACATGGAAAAGTTTTTCAGTATTGAACTGCGTGACCAAGTCAAAAACGCCAATATAAATTCTATTATGATATGGTATGCCGGACATGGAAAGTTCGTCAGTCCGACAGGCTACTGGGTTCCCGTTGACGGAAAAATTGATGACGAGTTTAGTTACTTCGGCATTAATAATTTAAAAGCAGCAATGCAATCTTATTCTTCCAAGCTGTTGCATACTTTAGTTATTACTGATGCATGTGAATCTGGACCAACATTTTTATTAGCAATGCGCGGCACTGATGACGATATTCGTTGTGAAAAATCAGAATTACTGAAATCGAAGTCGGCTCAAGTATTAACTTCTGCCGGTTATGAATTAGCCTCCGACAATTCACAGTTTACTAAAACATTTTCATCCTCGCTAATCAACAACACTGATGCTTGTATATCTATCGATAAGATAGCCAAAAAGGTTACAGCCGCAGTTAAGGAAGCAGGGAATCAGGCTCCTAAGTTCGGTAAAATTAAAGACCTTGAAGACGAAGGTGGCACTTTCTTCTTCATCAAGAAATAA
- a CDS encoding SpoIIE family protein phosphatase: MKKTIAILLWLLFPCVITSQTYYFESYGVRHGLAQSNVAATVQDANGYYWLATESGLSKFDGKNFTNYTTENGLADNNITGLLIDKNKTLWLTHDNGLLTSYNNNQFKTHNVKEIGTGKKIYCVTQDSKGHLWLGTNNGAFEIPDPGNLNKVKSFSASEGLSPIVFSIQENANGDIWFLTDIGLKKLDKQNGKIEFVKFSDIPPVQITAFQFLKSGDVVIGTSTGSIYKAFANSKAPELLFDIRSHGFIGSFASNFIYTIYEDSKSNIWASVFNSGVCKIDNNQKVLLFTVSNGLPVNKIKSINEDREGNILLGTVGEGLQVFKGAQFVSYSKNNGMSNSQVYGICTDNNGEVWLATNEGISVINSEGKIDNISEFPFSPVTNTRALTKDKSGNIYVALWGGKVAKFNTGSKKATPLAEVFELINPFVSALMIDHNNVLWIGTIDGLTTYNCSTGETKSLRTVDGLSGNDIACLFEDSKKRVWVGTKQKGITLIEGNKFTILNKEKGISNNVTSVNESQDGTIWIGTENNGIYAYKNGAFNNVTLKDGLISNYITLLQPSRSQELWIGTNKGLCKFNITNSKITPYLKSDGFTGIETRPNSVFIDRESNVWFGTVDGAFKYSATHDNHTQVEPLLHITSLKVNLREVSLKENLQLSYKENSLLFEFTAITLKHPEEISYKIKLEGYDSDWRPATRENYVSFSNLPAGHYSFKIQACVGNNCTQQNLNYTFIIAPPFWKTWWFYVIVVVSITALLFAYIKIRERQLKKENKILEEKVKERTAEVVQKNIELDEKNKDITASIRYAKRIQDAILPPDFFVRNYLPKTFILFKPKDIVSGDFYWLYDKKDMVLFAAVDCTGHGVPGAFMSIVGHSKLDQIVAEHGITKPSEILNELNKNVSDTLRQSYLEDNQVRDGMDIALCAFNRKTNVLEYAGAFNPLWLIRNGELTEIKADKFPIGNLKSGENKKFTNHSIQLIAGDTLYIYSDGFADQFGGPDGKKFKYSAFKKLLLDTQHLSMEEQGELLYKTIEEWKGELEQVDDILVIGTRL, translated from the coding sequence ATGAAAAAAACAATAGCCATACTTCTTTGGTTACTTTTTCCATGTGTTATTACTTCCCAAACCTATTATTTTGAAAGCTATGGCGTTCGTCACGGCTTAGCGCAGTCAAACGTAGCCGCAACAGTTCAAGATGCCAATGGTTATTATTGGCTTGCTACTGAAAGTGGTCTTTCAAAATTTGATGGCAAAAATTTCACTAACTATACAACAGAAAATGGGCTTGCCGACAATAACATTACCGGACTTCTGATCGATAAAAACAAAACGCTATGGTTAACTCATGACAACGGTTTGTTAACTTCATACAATAACAATCAATTTAAAACGCACAACGTAAAAGAAATTGGAACCGGTAAAAAAATTTATTGCGTCACGCAAGATAGCAAAGGTCATTTATGGTTAGGCACGAACAATGGGGCTTTTGAAATTCCCGACCCGGGAAATCTAAATAAAGTAAAATCCTTTTCCGCTTCCGAAGGTTTAAGCCCTATTGTGTTTTCGATTCAGGAAAACGCAAATGGAGATATATGGTTCTTAACCGATATCGGGCTCAAAAAACTTGATAAACAAAATGGAAAAATAGAATTTGTAAAATTCTCTGACATTCCTCCTGTACAAATTACAGCTTTTCAATTTCTTAAATCCGGTGATGTTGTAATTGGCACTTCCACCGGAAGTATTTATAAAGCATTTGCAAACAGTAAGGCTCCTGAATTATTGTTTGACATTCGTTCCCATGGATTCATCGGCTCCTTTGCCTCTAACTTTATTTACACAATCTACGAAGACAGTAAATCCAACATTTGGGCATCGGTCTTTAATTCGGGTGTATGCAAAATTGACAACAATCAAAAAGTTTTACTTTTTACTGTAAGTAATGGCTTACCGGTTAACAAAATAAAATCCATAAATGAAGATAGAGAGGGAAATATACTATTAGGAACAGTAGGAGAAGGCTTACAGGTTTTTAAAGGTGCGCAATTTGTTTCTTACTCTAAAAACAATGGCATGTCAAACTCTCAGGTTTATGGCATTTGTACTGATAACAATGGTGAAGTTTGGCTGGCAACTAACGAAGGAATTAGTGTTATAAATAGTGAAGGTAAAATTGATAATATTTCCGAATTTCCCTTTTCACCCGTTACAAACACCAGAGCACTTACAAAAGACAAATCAGGCAACATCTATGTTGCCTTATGGGGTGGTAAAGTGGCAAAATTTAATACCGGAAGCAAAAAAGCGACTCCGCTTGCCGAAGTGTTTGAATTGATAAACCCTTTTGTTAGCGCCTTGATGATAGACCACAACAATGTTTTGTGGATAGGAACCATTGACGGGCTCACTACCTACAATTGCAGCACAGGCGAAACAAAAAGCTTAAGAACTGTTGATGGTTTAAGCGGAAATGATATTGCATGTTTATTTGAAGACTCGAAAAAAAGAGTATGGGTTGGCACTAAGCAGAAAGGAATAACGCTCATTGAAGGAAATAAATTTACAATTCTTAATAAAGAAAAAGGCATCTCAAACAATGTTACATCCGTGAACGAAAGTCAGGATGGAACCATATGGATCGGAACAGAAAACAATGGTATTTACGCATATAAAAATGGCGCTTTTAACAATGTAACTTTAAAAGACGGACTAATATCTAACTATATTACTTTGTTGCAGCCTTCACGCTCGCAGGAATTATGGATAGGAACTAATAAAGGACTTTGTAAGTTTAATATTACCAACTCAAAAATCACTCCGTACTTAAAAAGCGATGGCTTCACAGGAATTGAAACGCGACCGAATTCAGTCTTTATCGATAGAGAATCCAATGTTTGGTTTGGAACCGTTGATGGCGCGTTTAAATATTCAGCTACACACGATAACCATACACAGGTTGAACCGTTATTGCATATTACTTCTCTAAAGGTAAATCTAAGAGAGGTTTCGTTAAAAGAAAATCTGCAGTTATCTTATAAAGAAAATTCATTGCTTTTTGAATTTACAGCAATAACACTTAAACATCCTGAAGAAATTAGTTACAAAATAAAACTAGAAGGATATGATTCCGACTGGCGTCCGGCAACCAGAGAAAACTACGTGTCCTTTTCGAATCTACCTGCAGGACATTATAGTTTCAAAATACAGGCGTGTGTTGGGAATAATTGTACTCAGCAAAATCTAAATTATACTTTTATCATTGCTCCTCCCTTCTGGAAGACCTGGTGGTTTTATGTAATTGTTGTTGTTTCAATTACAGCGTTACTTTTCGCTTATATTAAAATTCGAGAACGTCAACTAAAGAAAGAAAATAAGATACTTGAAGAAAAGGTTAAAGAAAGAACTGCTGAGGTAGTACAGAAAAATATTGAGTTAGATGAAAAAAATAAAGATATTACTGCGAGTATACGTTACGCTAAACGCATACAAGATGCCATTTTACCACCAGATTTTTTTGTAAGAAACTACCTTCCCAAAACATTCATTTTGTTTAAGCCTAAAGACATTGTAAGTGGCGATTTCTATTGGCTTTATGATAAGAAGGATATGGTATTATTTGCTGCCGTAGATTGCACAGGCCATGGAGTACCCGGTGCTTTTATGAGCATCGTAGGGCACAGTAAACTTGACCAGATTGTTGCCGAACATGGCATAACTAAGCCATCCGAAATTTTAAATGAGCTAAACAAAAATGTAAGCGACACATTACGCCAGTCATATTTAGAAGACAATCAGGTTAGAGACGGTATGGATATTGCATTATGTGCCTTTAACAGAAAGACGAATGTCCTAGAATATGCCGGAGCATTTAATCCATTATGGCTGATAAGAAATGGCGAATTAACCGAGATAAAAGCTGACAAATTTCCAATAGGAAATTTGAAGTCAGGCGAGAATAAAAAATTTACAAATCATTCTATTCAACTAATTGCCGGTGATACGCTTTATATTTATTCCGACGGATTTGCGGATCAGTTTGGCGGCCCCGACGGAAAAAAATTCAAGTATAGCGCCTTTAAAAAATTGCTGCTGGATACACAACATCTCAGCATGGAGGAACAGGGCGAATTACTCTACAAAACCATTGAAGAATGGAAAGGTGAACTGGAACAAGTTGACGACATTCTGGTTATTGGAACAAGACTCTAA
- a CDS encoding RNA-binding transcriptional accessory protein, translating to MSEVKLYFKIADDLKIDSKQVKATVDLLDEGATVPFISRYRKEVTGSLDEVQVLAIKTEIERLRQLEQRRESILKSIEGQGKLTEDLKEKILAADTLSKLEDLYLPYKPKRRTKATIAREKGLEPLAQLILEQKNNDVFAAALEYVNKEKEGENPEEALQGARDIISEIISEDAIVREGLRKLFKETAIIKSRVIKGKEEEGEKFEDYFEWEEKLSNCPSHRMLAMRRGEKEDFLILDITIDEEAAHDLLKKQFVISRGECAQQIQLAIEDGYKRLLAPSIEAEIRLFTKQLADEKAIQVFADNLRELLLASPLGQKRILGVDPGFRTGCKVVALNAQGKLLEETVIYPHEPQRRTTEAENVILAFCAKHDIEAIAIGNGTASRETEQFIRNIDVLPKNIPIIVVSEAGASVYSASEVAREEFPDKDLTVRGAVSIGRRLADPLAELVKIDPKSIGVGQYQHDVDQSALKNKLDDVVMSCVNGVGVELNTASKQLLSYVSGIGETLAKNIVEYRNENGPFRARKDLLKVPRMGEKVFEQCSGFLRIRDGVHPLDKSAVHPESYHIVEKMAKDLNCGIDELMNDKELRKKINLNNYVTDTIGLPTLKDIMAELEKPGRDPRKSFEVFSFDENVHEISDLREGMRLPGIVTNVTNFGAFVDVGVHQDGLVHISQLSDTFVDDPNTIVKVGQKVWVNVTEVDVKRKRIALSMKGEGMVSSKKSSPKKEETSYDPNDMKSALAALKGKFGK from the coding sequence ATGAGTGAAGTAAAATTGTATTTTAAAATTGCCGACGATTTAAAAATTGATTCGAAACAGGTTAAGGCAACTGTTGATTTATTGGATGAAGGTGCTACCGTTCCATTCATTTCACGTTACCGTAAGGAAGTAACCGGTAGTTTGGATGAAGTACAGGTATTAGCCATCAAAACTGAAATCGAACGTTTGCGCCAATTGGAACAGCGCCGTGAGAGTATTTTAAAATCCATTGAAGGACAAGGAAAACTCACAGAGGATTTAAAAGAAAAAATTCTGGCAGCCGATACTTTATCTAAGCTGGAAGATTTATATCTGCCATATAAACCTAAACGCCGCACCAAAGCTACTATTGCACGCGAAAAAGGATTAGAGCCATTAGCTCAGCTGATTCTTGAACAAAAGAATAATGATGTTTTTGCGGCAGCTCTCGAATATGTAAACAAAGAAAAAGAAGGTGAAAATCCTGAAGAAGCTTTACAAGGTGCTCGTGATATCATTTCCGAAATCATCAGCGAAGATGCCATTGTGCGTGAAGGTTTACGTAAATTGTTTAAAGAAACAGCCATCATTAAAAGCCGCGTGATAAAAGGCAAAGAAGAAGAAGGTGAAAAATTTGAAGACTACTTTGAATGGGAAGAAAAACTATCGAATTGTCCTTCGCACCGAATGTTGGCTATGCGTCGTGGTGAAAAAGAAGATTTTCTAATTCTGGATATTACAATTGATGAAGAAGCGGCTCACGATTTATTAAAAAAACAATTCGTTATAAGCCGAGGTGAATGCGCGCAACAAATTCAACTGGCAATTGAAGACGGATACAAACGACTATTGGCACCAAGCATTGAAGCTGAAATTCGCTTATTCACTAAACAATTAGCCGACGAAAAAGCGATTCAGGTTTTTGCGGATAATTTACGTGAGTTATTATTAGCTTCTCCACTCGGACAAAAACGAATTTTAGGTGTTGACCCCGGATTTAGAACAGGATGCAAAGTGGTGGCTTTAAATGCACAGGGAAAATTACTGGAAGAAACCGTTATTTATCCTCACGAACCTCAACGCAGAACTACAGAAGCAGAAAATGTTATTCTGGCGTTTTGCGCTAAACATGATATTGAAGCAATTGCTATTGGTAATGGAACTGCTTCTCGCGAAACAGAACAATTTATCCGAAACATTGATGTGCTTCCAAAAAACATTCCAATTATAGTGGTGAGTGAAGCCGGTGCGTCTGTTTATTCTGCGAGTGAAGTGGCGCGTGAAGAATTTCCTGATAAAGATCTTACTGTACGTGGCGCTGTTTCGATTGGTCGCCGATTAGCTGATCCTTTAGCTGAATTGGTAAAAATTGATCCTAAATCCATTGGAGTTGGACAGTACCAACACGATGTTGATCAGAGTGCGCTAAAGAATAAATTGGATGATGTGGTAATGAGTTGTGTAAATGGTGTTGGTGTTGAATTAAACACTGCTTCCAAACAATTACTCTCCTATGTGTCTGGTATTGGCGAAACATTAGCAAAAAACATTGTTGAATATAGAAATGAAAACGGACCGTTCCGTGCGCGTAAAGATTTATTGAAAGTACCGCGTATGGGGGAAAAAGTATTTGAGCAATGTTCAGGCTTCCTTCGTATTCGTGATGGCGTGCATCCTTTAGATAAAAGCGCGGTGCATCCTGAAAGTTATCACATCGTAGAAAAAATGGCGAAGGATTTAAACTGCGGGATTGATGAATTGATGAACGATAAAGAACTCCGCAAAAAAATAAACTTAAATAATTACGTAACCGATACGATTGGTTTGCCTACTCTAAAAGATATTATGGCGGAGTTAGAAAAACCAGGGCGTGACCCACGTAAATCATTTGAAGTATTTAGTTTTGATGAGAACGTACATGAGATTTCTGATTTAAGAGAAGGCATGCGCTTACCTGGTATTGTTACTAACGTTACTAATTTCGGCGCTTTTGTGGATGTGGGTGTACATCAAGACGGATTAGTACACATTTCTCAATTGAGCGATACCTTTGTAGATGATCCGAATACTATCGTAAAAGTTGGACAAAAAGTGTGGGTGAATGTGACAGAAGTTGATGTAAAGCGAAAACGCATTGCATTAAGCATGAAAGGTGAAGGAATGGTTTCATCCAAAAAATCTTCTCCTAAAAAAGAAGAAACGTCTTACGATCCAAACGATATGAAATCTGCTCTGGCAGCATTAAAAGGCAAATTCGGCAAATAA
- the purD gene encoding phosphoribosylamine--glycine ligase: MNVLILGSGGREHAFAWKIAQSKQLENLYIAPGNAGTAHCGTNVNISATDFEAVKKLVWEKGIDMVLVGPEDPLVKGIHDYFLQDDVLKDIPVIGPKKDGAQLEGSKDFSKQFMMRHGVPTARYHSFTKDTCEEGKKFLETLEPPFVLKASGLAAGKGVLIIDNIKEAKAELENMLLNAKFGDASATVVIEEFLHGIELSVFVLTDGKSYKILPAAKDYKRIGEGDTGLNTGGMGAVSPVPFADEAFIKKVEEKVVKPTINGLVKDGIDYRGFIFIGLMNNKGEPSVIEYNCRMGDPETEVVIPRIESDLLDLLDGVATQTLDKKRFAVTSQTATTVVLVSGGYPEDYEKGKVVSGLEKVDGSHVFHAGTKQDGDKVVTSGGRVFAVTSFGNSIKEAVTTSFSNAEKITYDKKYYRRDIGKDLMEWKGY; encoded by the coding sequence ATGAACGTATTAATTCTTGGATCAGGAGGGAGAGAGCATGCATTTGCATGGAAAATTGCGCAAAGCAAACAGCTCGAAAATTTATACATCGCGCCCGGTAATGCCGGCACCGCGCACTGTGGTACCAATGTAAACATCAGTGCTACCGATTTCGAAGCCGTTAAAAAACTGGTATGGGAAAAGGGAATTGACATGGTGCTGGTTGGACCCGAAGATCCTTTGGTAAAAGGAATTCATGATTATTTTTTGCAAGACGATGTATTAAAAGACATACCTGTAATAGGGCCAAAAAAAGATGGCGCGCAATTAGAAGGCAGTAAAGATTTCAGCAAGCAATTTATGATGCGTCATGGCGTTCCTACGGCACGTTATCATAGTTTTACAAAAGATACATGTGAAGAGGGTAAAAAGTTTTTGGAAACATTAGAGCCACCATTTGTTTTAAAAGCAAGTGGACTCGCAGCGGGGAAAGGAGTATTAATTATAGATAACATTAAGGAGGCAAAAGCTGAATTAGAAAACATGTTGTTGAATGCAAAATTCGGTGATGCATCGGCAACAGTTGTTATCGAAGAATTTTTGCACGGAATAGAGTTGTCTGTTTTTGTATTAACGGATGGCAAGTCGTATAAAATTTTGCCGGCAGCTAAGGATTATAAACGAATTGGTGAAGGCGATACTGGTTTAAATACGGGGGGGATGGGAGCAGTTAGTCCTGTACCATTTGCCGACGAAGCTTTTATTAAAAAGGTAGAGGAAAAAGTAGTGAAGCCAACCATCAATGGTTTAGTTAAAGATGGTATTGATTACCGTGGATTTATTTTTATCGGATTAATGAATAACAAGGGAGAGCCTAGCGTCATTGAATATAATTGCCGAATGGGTGATCCGGAAACGGAAGTAGTAATTCCACGCATTGAATCTGACTTATTGGATTTGTTAGATGGAGTTGCCACACAAACTTTAGATAAAAAGCGCTTTGCGGTGACATCGCAAACAGCTACCACCGTAGTATTAGTATCCGGAGGATATCCTGAAGACTATGAAAAAGGCAAAGTGGTATCAGGATTGGAAAAAGTGGATGGTTCTCATGTGTTTCATGCCGGTACAAAACAAGATGGTGACAAGGTCGTTACATCCGGTGGTCGTGTATTTGCCGTAACTTCATTTGGAAATTCAATTAAAGAGGCTGTTACAACAAGTTTTTCTAACGCTGAAAAAATCACTTACGATAAAAAATATTACCGTCGCGATATTGGAAAAGATTTGATGGAGTGGAAGGGGTATTAG
- the mnmH gene encoding tRNA 2-selenouridine(34) synthase MnmH, with translation MKAESLTVTEFLSRSKGNTLIDVRAPIEFKKGHLPGAINIPLFDDLERAEIGTLYKAKGREDAVMRGLQIVSPKLTDFIKEAKNKSGNNKVFIYCFRGGMRSNSFGWLLNTAGLESRIMEGGYKAYRNHVLNHFKNRYNLVLLGGATGSGKTEILHHLKDNIQILDLEKIAHHKGSAFGSINELPQNPQQLFENNLYDALVNLSYEKPILVEDESMSIGYNKIPYTFWLQMKEAPIIKVMVPFELRVNRLVKDYGMADKNLLAKCIRNISQQLGPNNVKDCMQYLEEGNLADVATITLRYYDKAYEYNHVKREIKKIILVETDTDDAAINALKVKEVFENYGNL, from the coding sequence ATGAAAGCCGAGTCGCTCACAGTAACAGAATTTCTTAGCCGGTCAAAAGGCAATACCCTCATTGATGTGAGAGCGCCTATTGAGTTTAAGAAAGGACATCTGCCGGGCGCTATTAATATTCCACTTTTTGATGACTTGGAAAGAGCTGAAATTGGCACTTTATACAAGGCGAAAGGAAGAGAAGATGCCGTTATGCGCGGACTGCAAATTGTATCGCCAAAACTGACTGATTTTATTAAAGAGGCAAAAAATAAGAGTGGCAACAACAAAGTATTTATTTATTGCTTTAGAGGTGGGATGAGAAGTAATTCGTTTGGATGGCTGTTGAACACGGCTGGATTAGAATCCAGGATTATGGAGGGTGGCTATAAAGCTTACCGAAATCATGTGCTAAATCACTTTAAAAATCGTTATAACCTGGTTTTATTGGGTGGAGCTACAGGTTCAGGTAAAACAGAAATCTTGCACCATTTGAAAGATAATATTCAGATTTTAGACCTTGAAAAAATTGCTCATCACAAAGGTTCTGCTTTTGGAAGTATTAACGAGTTGCCTCAAAATCCTCAACAGCTTTTCGAGAATAATTTATATGACGCTTTAGTTAACTTATCGTATGAAAAACCGATTTTGGTAGAAGATGAATCCATGTCTATCGGCTATAATAAAATTCCTTATACATTTTGGCTCCAGATGAAAGAAGCACCCATCATAAAAGTAATGGTGCCGTTTGAATTAAGGGTAAATCGCTTAGTGAAAGATTATGGTATGGCAGACAAAAATCTTTTAGCAAAGTGTATCCGGAATATTTCGCAGCAATTAGGTCCTAACAATGTAAAAGATTGCATGCAGTACTTAGAAGAAGGGAATTTAGCCGATGTGGCAACCATTACTTTGCGTTACTACGATAAAGCTTATGAATACAATCATGTTAAGCGTGAGATAAAAAAGATCATTCTCGTAGAAACCGACACAGATGATGCCGCAATAAATGCATTAAAGGTAAAAGAGGTATTTGAAAATTATGGAAACCTATAA